The following are encoded together in the Thermococcus sp. EP1 genome:
- a CDS encoding Hsp20/alpha crystallin family protein, whose amino-acid sequence MKVARRWWRRDLWDPFDIMREIQEEIDAMFEDIFRGPRLWSYRRFSEPRGEFEIRSEGVWREPFVDIFDTGEEFIITAELPGVRKEDIKVRVTSDAVYIEAQVKREHELEKEGAVRIERYYSGYRRVIRLPEEVVAEKAKAKYNNGVLEIRVPKKYPTKKEEKGGFEVKIE is encoded by the coding sequence ATGAAGGTGGCGAGAAGATGGTGGAGGAGAGACCTCTGGGACCCCTTCGATATAATGAGAGAAATACAAGAAGAGATTGATGCAATGTTTGAAGACATATTCAGGGGGCCCAGACTATGGAGTTATAGAAGATTTAGTGAGCCAAGAGGAGAATTTGAGATAAGAAGCGAAGGAGTTTGGAGAGAGCCCTTTGTAGATATCTTTGACACAGGTGAAGAATTCATAATCACAGCCGAATTACCGGGAGTCAGAAAGGAAGACATTAAAGTCAGAGTAACTAGCGACGCTGTTTATATTGAGGCCCAGGTGAAGAGAGAACACGAACTTGAAAAAGAAGGAGCAGTGAGAATTGAAAGGTATTACAGTGGTTATAGGAGAGTTATCAGGCTTCCTGAAGAGGTTGTAGCAGAAAAGGCAAAGGCTAAATATAACAATGGTGTTCTTGAGATAAGAGTTCCTAAGAAATATCCAACCAAGAAAGAGGAGAAGGGTGGTTTTGAGGTTAAGATAGAGTGA
- a CDS encoding ABC transporter substrate-binding protein, whose product MSAKGDILAYLTAKGHEGILQSELYRLNYSRSTIVEAIESLEKEKKVIRKEIGKKAYRIWLVEEAPFPIEGVLRLGLLRAVEYPHAILTAKDLEREYDVRILVYNSAIELTNALALGKVDLACSPLITQVLFGLLTKNLRIAGGCGFGGSGVVLKGDLKEGIKIGSSELSTMETMLKLFLEKHGLVDKAKVIYFKKPEEIVKSFLEGEIDALSIWEPYLSSLEKEGFKVYRYVELFGLYPCCALGVNYEFFKINKEIFYKFMDYYKKNTKSLKQRKEEAIRLMEMVFGFKQEQIRNGFEGFVYDYRLSKEQVESALERFGLKVFNLDPLLLPKDF is encoded by the coding sequence ATGAGTGCTAAAGGCGATATTTTGGCTTATCTCACAGCAAAAGGTCATGAGGGAATACTCCAAAGCGAGCTTTATAGGCTTAATTATTCTAGATCCACAATTGTTGAGGCTATTGAGAGTTTAGAAAAAGAAAAGAAGGTAATTAGGAAAGAAATTGGTAAAAAGGCCTATCGCATCTGGCTTGTCGAAGAAGCTCCCTTTCCAATAGAGGGAGTTCTCAGACTGGGACTTTTGAGGGCTGTTGAATATCCTCATGCAATTTTAACAGCTAAGGATCTTGAGAGAGAGTATGATGTAAGAATTTTGGTATATAACAGTGCTATTGAGCTAACAAATGCATTGGCCTTGGGAAAAGTTGATTTGGCGTGTTCTCCCCTTATTACACAGGTTCTTTTTGGTCTTCTTACCAAAAACCTAAGAATTGCTGGTGGTTGTGGATTTGGAGGAAGTGGAGTCGTATTAAAAGGAGATTTAAAGGAAGGTATAAAGATTGGTTCTTCAGAACTCTCTACAATGGAGACAATGCTGAAGCTCTTTTTGGAAAAGCATGGGCTTGTAGATAAAGCTAAAGTAATCTATTTCAAAAAACCCGAAGAGATCGTAAAATCATTTTTAGAGGGCGAAATAGATGCTCTAAGTATATGGGAACCATATTTAAGCAGCTTAGAAAAAGAAGGGTTTAAAGTCTATAGATATGTTGAACTGTTTGGTCTTTATCCTTGTTGTGCTTTGGGAGTCAATTATGAGTTCTTTAAGATTAACAAAGAAATTTTCTACAAATTCATGGATTATTATAAAAAGAATACTAAAAGCCTTAAACAACGAAAAGAAGAAGCCATACGTTTAATGGAAATGGTTTTTGGGTTTAAACAGGAGCAGATAAGAAATGGGTTTGAAGGATTTGTTTATGATTACAGACTGAGTAAGGAGCAGGTTGAATCTGCTTTAGAACGATTTGGACTTAAGGTGTTCAATTTGGATCCTCTTCTTTTGCCAAAAGATTTTTAA
- a CDS encoding MATE family efflux transporter has protein sequence MDGELRRRLWALAWPAILANIGQTLVNLVDMIMVGQLGSLAIASVGLGGQFSWFMMPLMFAISTGTLALVARFVGAKDFDMAEKVLEQSIYLAFFMSIPVMLFGVFFGDDALKIMGASEDVIKLGYSYIRTFFIFYPINFMAFAAFSALRGAGDTKTPMKLSLLTNGANVFLNYGLIFGKFGLPRLEVVGAALASGLSILLAFIVGLILFLRGSLVLKFKPAFKPDWETIKRILRIGIPATIERVIFSFYNFLYISIVTRFGTIALAAHQVGLRVESIAYMPAFGFNVAASALVGQSLGEGDPEKAERVVYEALKMVSVFMGIMAIILVVFPNYLVMPFVTRSDPDYAEVLRLASIYLIIVGISEIPLGWTFVLSGSLRGAGDTKSPMYVTAISKLFFRIIPSYILGFGVSFWIIHIKGMGVIAAWLAMTLETFTTAIFFWWIFKRGGWKYIKV, from the coding sequence ATGGATGGCGAATTAAGAAGAAGATTGTGGGCTCTTGCGTGGCCTGCCATTCTGGCCAATATTGGACAAACTCTTGTCAACCTAGTGGATATGATAATGGTAGGACAACTAGGGTCTTTAGCCATAGCAAGCGTGGGCCTTGGAGGTCAATTTTCCTGGTTTATGATGCCCCTCATGTTTGCTATTTCTACTGGGACTCTGGCCTTAGTTGCAAGGTTTGTAGGGGCGAAAGATTTTGATATGGCCGAAAAAGTGCTTGAACAAAGTATATATCTAGCTTTTTTCATGAGTATTCCGGTAATGCTCTTTGGAGTTTTCTTTGGAGATGATGCCCTCAAAATAATGGGGGCAAGTGAAGATGTCATAAAACTTGGTTATTCCTACATAAGAACATTTTTCATTTTTTATCCAATTAATTTCATGGCATTTGCAGCTTTTAGTGCCCTTAGAGGGGCTGGAGACACAAAGACACCAATGAAATTAAGTCTATTAACTAATGGGGCTAATGTTTTCTTGAATTATGGTCTAATCTTTGGGAAGTTTGGGTTACCGAGGCTTGAAGTGGTAGGTGCTGCATTAGCCTCAGGCCTCTCAATTTTGCTTGCCTTTATTGTTGGGTTGATTCTTTTCCTTAGGGGGTCCTTGGTTTTAAAATTCAAGCCTGCCTTCAAGCCTGACTGGGAAACCATAAAAAGGATCCTCAGAATTGGAATTCCTGCTACAATTGAGAGAGTTATTTTCAGCTTCTATAACTTCCTCTACATAAGCATAGTGACCCGTTTTGGTACTATAGCATTGGCAGCTCATCAGGTGGGCTTGAGAGTAGAAAGTATAGCTTATATGCCGGCTTTTGGTTTTAATGTCGCTGCCTCAGCTTTGGTTGGTCAAAGCCTTGGAGAGGGAGACCCTGAAAAAGCAGAAAGAGTTGTTTATGAGGCCCTTAAAATGGTTTCAGTGTTTATGGGTATTATGGCAATAATTCTGGTGGTATTTCCTAACTATCTCGTGATGCCATTTGTTACAAGAAGTGACCCGGACTATGCAGAGGTTTTAAGGTTGGCTAGTATATATCTGATAATCGTTGGAATAAGTGAGATACCTCTTGGATGGACGTTCGTTTTAAGTGGTTCTCTTAGAGGAGCTGGAGATACAAAGAGTCCAATGTATGTAACGGCAATAAGTAAGCTCTTTTTCAGAATAATTCCATCATATATCCTTGGGTTTGGGGTCTCATTTTGGATTATTCACATCAAAGGAATGGGGGTTATTGCAGCATGGCTTGCCATGACGTTAGAAACATTCACAACAGCAATCTTTTTCTGGTGGATATTTAAACGAGGTGGTTGGAAATATATAAAGGTCTGA
- a CDS encoding tRNA (guanine(10)-N(2))-dimethyltransferase — protein sequence MKLVNIKEGKAEIFIPKAERIYDAPVFYNPAMTLNRDLSVLVLQVLSPKTVLDALSATGIRGIRYALETNAEEIWLNDINPDAFKLIIKNLKINFGEKLTLDDKMTRIKGEKEIIATNKDANLLMAEKFRYFDFVDLDPFGSPMEFLDSALRSVKRKGVLAVTATDTAPLCGAHPKACLRKYNSKPLRGELCHESGLRILIGAIARYAVKYDLGINVLFAYYKDHYFRAFLQLRDGAKEGDKSLKNMGYVYFEPKTGRFEIERNFLPSREGAFGPLWLGPLKEQKFIEKMIEKAEKAELPQKNKLLKFLSIIKDELNIPFFYDFHALARRNSLEVRKLSDVCNILQEKGYRTSRTHFSPTAIKTDAPFEIVLETLKLLQ from the coding sequence ATGAAACTTGTTAATATTAAAGAAGGAAAAGCAGAAATTTTTATACCTAAAGCAGAGCGTATTTATGATGCTCCTGTTTTTTATAATCCTGCCATGACATTAAATAGGGATTTAAGTGTCCTTGTTTTACAAGTTTTAAGTCCCAAAACAGTCTTAGATGCCCTCTCAGCCACAGGTATTAGAGGAATAAGGTATGCTTTGGAGACTAATGCAGAAGAGATATGGCTTAATGATATAAATCCTGATGCCTTTAAGCTCATTATTAAAAACCTAAAGATTAATTTTGGAGAAAAACTCACCTTAGATGACAAAATGACAAGAATAAAAGGGGAAAAAGAAATAATTGCTACTAATAAAGATGCGAATCTCTTGATGGCTGAAAAATTCAGATATTTCGACTTTGTGGATCTTGACCCATTTGGTTCTCCGATGGAGTTCCTTGATTCAGCGCTGAGAAGCGTTAAACGAAAAGGAGTTCTAGCAGTTACCGCTACAGACACTGCTCCTCTCTGTGGAGCCCATCCAAAAGCATGTCTCAGAAAGTATAACTCAAAACCTCTAAGAGGCGAGCTCTGCCATGAAAGTGGCCTGAGAATTCTGATAGGAGCTATCGCTAGATATGCCGTAAAATATGATCTCGGAATCAATGTTCTCTTTGCCTATTACAAAGATCACTACTTTAGAGCATTTTTACAACTTAGAGATGGCGCAAAAGAAGGTGATAAATCCCTCAAAAATATGGGATATGTATATTTTGAACCCAAAACAGGAAGGTTCGAAATTGAAAGGAATTTTCTTCCAAGCAGAGAAGGGGCCTTTGGACCCTTATGGCTCGGCCCTCTCAAAGAACAGAAGTTCATAGAAAAAATGATAGAAAAAGCTGAAAAAGCCGAATTACCCCAAAAGAACAAGCTTCTCAAATTCCTGAGTATTATCAAAGATGAACTCAATATTCCGTTTTTCTATGATTTTCACGCTCTCGCAAGACGAAACTCTCTTGAAGTAAGAAAGCTCTCAGATGTGTGCAATATACTCCAGGAGAAAGGGTATAGAACGAGTCGAACACATTTCTCTCCAACTGCAATAAAAACGGATGCACCTTTTGAAATAGTTCTGGAAACGTTAAAACTCCTCCAATGA
- a CDS encoding 50S ribosomal protein L35ae: protein MIMKGIVLSYMRSKEHLHKNHMIIKPLGIESKEQAAALIGKKVFWKSPSGKLLVGKITRTHGVRGEVKARFERPLPGQALGDYVEIK from the coding sequence ATGATAATGAAAGGGATTGTACTAAGCTACATGAGAAGTAAAGAACACCTACACAAGAACCACATGATTATCAAACCACTTGGAATTGAGAGTAAAGAGCAAGCAGCAGCATTGATTGGCAAGAAAGTCTTCTGGAAGAGTCCTAGTGGTAAGCTCCTCGTGGGCAAAATCACCAGAACTCATGGAGTTAGAGGAGAAGTAAAAGCAAGGTTTGAGAGACCATTACCAGGGCAAGCCCTTGGAGACTACGTTGAAATAAAATGA